Proteins encoded within one genomic window of Urocitellus parryii isolate mUroPar1 chromosome 16, mUroPar1.hap1, whole genome shotgun sequence:
- the Gata2 gene encoding endothelial transcription factor GATA-2 has protein sequence MEVAPEQPRWMAHPAVLNAQHPDSHHPGLAHNYMEPAQLLPPDEVDVFFNHLDSQGNPYYANPAHARARVSYSPAHARLTGGQMCRPHLLHSPGLPWLDGGKAALSAAAAHHHNPWTVSPFSKTPLHPSAAGGPGGPLSVYPGAAGGSGGGSGGSVASLTPTAAHSGSHLFGFPPTPPKEVSPDPSATGAASPASSSAGGSAAARGEDKDGVKYQVSLTESMKLEGGSPLRPGLATMGTQPATHHPIPTYPSYVPAAAHEYGSGLFHPGGFLGGPASSFTPKQRSKARSCSEGRECVNCGATATPLWRRDGTGHYLCNACGLYHKMNGQNRPLIKPKRRLSAARRAGTCCANCQTTTTTLWRRNANGDPVCNACGLYYKLHNVNRPLTMKKEGIQTRNRKMSNKSKKSKKGTEGLEELSRCMQDKASPFSAAALAGHMAPVGHLPPFSHSGHILPTPTPIHPSSSLSFGHPHPSSMVTAMG, from the exons ATGGAGGTGGCGCCGGAGCAGCCTCGCTGGATGGCGCACCCCGCGGTGCTGAACGCCCAGCACCCCGACTCGCACCACCCGGGGCTGGCGCACAACTACATGGAGCCGGCTCAGCTGCTGCCCCCGGACGAAGTGGACGTCTTCTTTAATCACCTCGATTCGCAGGGCAACCCCTACTACGCCAACCCGGCCCATGCGCGGGCACGCGTCTCCTACAGCCCGGCGCACG CTCGCCTGACCGGAGGCCAGATGTGCCGTCCCCACTTGCTGCACAGCCCCGGGTTGCCCTGGCTGGATGGGGGCAAAGCAGCCCTGTCGGCCGCGGCCGCGCACCACCACAATCCCTGGACCGTGAGCCCCTTTTCCAAGACCCCCCTGCACCCCTCAGCTGCTGGAGGCCCTGGAGGACCCCTCTCCGTCTACCCAGGGGCGGCTGGAGGCAGCGGGGGAGGCAGCGGAGGCTCGGTGGCCTCCCTCACCCCCACGGCAGCCCACTCTGGTTCCCATCTCTTCGGCTTCCCACCGACGCCACCCAAAGAGGTGTCTCCAGACCCGAGCGCCACGGGGGCCGCCTCCCCGGCCTCGTCTTCGGCCGGGGGCAGCGCAGCAGCCCGGGGGGAGGACAAGGACGGTGTCAAGTACCAAGTGTCACTGACCGAAAGCATGAAATTGGAGGGCGGTAGCCCTTTGCGCCCAGGTCTGGCCACCATGGGCACGCAGCCTGCCACCCACCACCCCATCCCCACCTACCCCTCCTATGTGCCCGCCGCTGCGCACGAATATGGCAGCGGACTCTTCCACCCAGGGGGCTTTTTGGGTGGCCCAGCCTCCAGCTTCACCCCCAAGCAACGGAGCAAGGCACGATCCTGCTCAG AAGGGCGAGAGTGTGTCAACTGCGGAGCCACGGCCACCCCTCTGTGGCGGCGAGATGGGACCGGTCACTACCTGTGCAATGCCTGCGGGCTGTATCACAAGATGAACGGGCAGAACCGACCCCTGATCAAACCCAAGCGGAGACTG TCGGCCGCCCGGAGAGCTGGCACCTGTTGTGCCAATTGTCAGACGACAACCACCACCTTATGGCGCCGGAATGCCAACGGGGACCCGGTGTGCAACGCCTGTGGCCTCTACTACAAGCTGCACAAT GTTAACCGGCCGCTGACCATGAAGAAGGAGGGCATCCAGACCCGCAATCGGAAGATGTCCAACAAGTCCAAGAAGAGCAAGAAGGGGACCGAGGGTCTGGAGGAGCTGTCCAGGTGCATGCAGGACAAGGCGTCGCCCTTCAGCGCCGCCGCCCTGGCAGGACACATGGCCCCCGTGGGTCACCTCCCGCCCTTCAGCCACTCGGGACACATCCTGCCCACGCCCACGCCCATCCACCCTTCCTCCAGCCTCTCCTTcggccacccccacccctccagcaTGGTGACCGCCATGGGCTAG